In one Pseudomonas fitomaticsae genomic region, the following are encoded:
- a CDS encoding PIG-L deacetylase family protein has protein sequence MKPLSLSESGLPAQIWNSAAQLDNIPVINTHTLVPPGARAVVIAPHPGDEVVTCGGLLQLLSSLGHPLQLLSITDGSASHPGSRQWSEKRLSVFRPQESVEALRRLGLPMHSLKWVRGGFTDKALLDQEFQLIDFIARYLRPGDVVFSTWCEDGTADHEVVGRASAKAAQQIGATYHDVPVWAWHWPERDQAQIPWHRARKLRLDTWTVARKSHATHAYASQLNGEPAIGIAPLLPKAILERMRLPYEIVFVD, from the coding sequence ATGAAACCGTTATCCCTCAGCGAGAGCGGCCTGCCGGCGCAGATCTGGAACAGTGCCGCGCAGCTCGACAATATTCCCGTCATCAATACCCACACTTTGGTCCCGCCTGGTGCCCGCGCCGTGGTCATCGCCCCGCACCCCGGCGATGAAGTGGTGACCTGCGGCGGCCTGCTGCAACTGCTTTCCAGCCTCGGACATCCCTTGCAATTACTGTCGATCACCGATGGCAGCGCCAGTCATCCGGGCTCGCGCCAGTGGTCGGAAAAACGCCTGAGCGTGTTCCGCCCGCAGGAAAGCGTCGAAGCCCTGCGCCGCCTGGGCTTGCCGATGCACAGCCTGAAATGGGTACGCGGCGGTTTCACCGACAAAGCCCTGCTCGATCAGGAATTCCAACTGATCGATTTCATCGCGCGCTACCTGCGCCCCGGTGACGTTGTGTTCAGCACCTGGTGCGAAGATGGCACCGCCGATCATGAGGTGGTGGGCCGGGCCAGCGCCAAAGCGGCACAACAAATCGGCGCGACCTACCACGACGTGCCGGTCTGGGCCTGGCACTGGCCGGAACGGGATCAGGCGCAGATTCCATGGCATCGGGCGCGCAAGCTGCGTCTCGACACCTGGACCGTCGCGCGCAAAAGCCACGCCACCCATGCCTACGCCAGTCAGCTCAATGGTGAACCGGCCATCGGTATCGCGCCGTTGTTGCCCAAGGCGATTCTCGAACGCATGCGCCTGCCCTACGAGATCGTCTTCGTCGATTGA
- the glgB gene encoding 1,4-alpha-glucan branching protein GlgB encodes MSFSNKEQGHVNERLLPRAKDIDALVRAEHHDPFSILGPHGDGAGGQFIRAYLPGALSVSVLDRHSGEERGPLEATETPGLFVGHFEEARPYLLRTRWAGGEQVAEDPYSFGQLLGEMDLYLFAEGNHRDLSSCLGAQLKTVDGVDGVRFAVWAPNARRVSVVGDFNVWDGRRHPMRLRHPSGVWELFIPRLQAGDLYKYEILGAHGILPLKADPMALATSLPPDTASKVASPLQIDWQDQDWMSGRRERQQHNAPLSIYELHAGSWQCELDDLGEVARQYTWPELAERLIPYVRELGFTHIELMPIMEHPFGGSWGYQLLSQFAPSARYGTPDEFAAFINACHQADIGVILDWVPAHFPTDTHGLAQFDGTALYEYGNPLEGFHQDWDTLIYNLGRTEVHGYMLASALHWLKHFHVDGLRVDAVASMLYRDYSRKAGEWVPNRHGGRENLEAIDFLRHLNDVVALEAPGALVIAEESTAWPGVSQSTQQGGLGFAYKWNMGWMHDSLHYIQQDPVYRAHHHNELSFGLVYAWSERFILPISHDEVVHGKHSLIDKMPGDRWQKFANLRAYLSFMWTHPGKKLLFMGCEFGQWREWNHDQQLDWYLLQYSEHKGVQKLVGDLNRLYREEPALHEQDDAPQGFQWLIGDDAINSVYAWLRWSKDGTPVLVVANFTPVPRQSYRVGVPFAGRWKELLNSDADTYAGSNYGNGGGAFTEEVASHGQALSLELNLPPLAVLILKPEA; translated from the coding sequence ATGAGTTTCTCGAACAAGGAACAGGGTCACGTTAACGAACGATTGCTGCCCAGAGCCAAGGACATCGATGCCCTGGTGCGCGCGGAACACCACGACCCGTTTTCCATTCTCGGCCCCCACGGCGATGGCGCCGGCGGGCAGTTCATCCGGGCGTATCTGCCTGGCGCGTTGAGCGTCTCGGTGCTGGACCGGCACAGCGGCGAAGAGCGCGGCCCGCTGGAAGCCACCGAAACGCCGGGGCTGTTCGTCGGCCATTTCGAGGAGGCGCGGCCGTACCTGTTGCGTACCCGTTGGGCGGGTGGCGAACAGGTCGCGGAAGATCCCTACAGCTTTGGTCAGTTGCTCGGTGAAATGGACTTGTATCTGTTCGCCGAAGGCAATCACCGCGACCTCAGTAGCTGCCTTGGCGCGCAGTTGAAAACCGTCGATGGTGTCGACGGTGTGCGCTTTGCCGTGTGGGCACCGAACGCCCGACGGGTGTCGGTGGTCGGCGATTTCAACGTCTGGGACGGCCGGCGGCATCCGATGCGCTTGCGGCATCCGTCTGGCGTTTGGGAATTGTTCATTCCGCGCTTGCAGGCGGGGGATCTGTACAAATACGAAATCCTCGGCGCCCACGGCATCCTGCCACTGAAGGCCGACCCGATGGCGCTGGCCACCAGCCTGCCGCCGGACACCGCGTCGAAAGTCGCCTCGCCGTTGCAGATCGACTGGCAGGATCAGGACTGGATGAGCGGCCGACGCGAGCGTCAGCAACACAATGCGCCGTTGTCGATCTATGAATTGCACGCTGGTTCCTGGCAATGCGAACTCGACGACCTCGGCGAAGTGGCGCGTCAGTACACCTGGCCGGAGCTGGCCGAACGTTTGATTCCGTATGTGAGGGAGCTGGGTTTCACCCACATCGAACTGATGCCGATCATGGAGCACCCGTTCGGCGGTTCCTGGGGTTATCAGTTGCTGTCGCAGTTCGCCCCGAGTGCCCGTTACGGCACGCCGGACGAGTTCGCGGCGTTCATCAACGCCTGCCATCAGGCCGATATCGGTGTGATTCTTGACTGGGTGCCAGCGCATTTCCCGACCGATACCCACGGTCTGGCGCAGTTTGATGGCACTGCCTTGTATGAGTACGGCAATCCGCTGGAAGGCTTCCATCAGGATTGGGACACGCTGATCTACAACCTCGGCCGCACCGAAGTGCACGGTTACATGCTCGCCTCGGCGTTGCACTGGTTGAAACATTTCCACGTCGACGGGCTGCGGGTCGATGCGGTGGCGTCGATGCTCTATCGCGACTATTCGCGCAAGGCCGGCGAGTGGGTGCCCAATCGTCATGGCGGTCGCGAGAACCTGGAAGCCATCGACTTCCTGCGGCACTTGAACGATGTGGTGGCGCTGGAAGCACCGGGGGCGCTGGTGATCGCCGAGGAATCCACGGCGTGGCCGGGCGTCAGTCAGAGCACCCAACAGGGCGGTCTCGGTTTCGCCTACAAATGGAACATGGGCTGGATGCACGATTCGCTGCATTACATTCAGCAGGATCCGGTGTACCGCGCCCATCACCACAACGAGTTGAGTTTCGGCCTGGTCTACGCCTGGTCCGAGCGTTTCATCCTGCCGATCTCCCACGACGAGGTGGTGCACGGCAAGCATTCGCTGATCGACAAGATGCCCGGCGACCGCTGGCAGAAATTCGCCAACCTGCGGGCCTATCTGAGTTTCATGTGGACCCATCCGGGCAAGAAGCTGCTGTTCATGGGCTGCGAGTTCGGCCAGTGGCGCGAGTGGAATCACGATCAGCAGCTGGACTGGTATCTGCTGCAGTATTCCGAGCACAAAGGCGTGCAGAAACTGGTCGGCGACCTCAACCGGCTCTACCGCGAAGAGCCGGCGCTGCACGAGCAGGACGATGCGCCGCAAGGGTTTCAGTGGTTGATCGGTGACGATGCGATCAACAGCGTTTACGCGTGGCTGCGATGGAGCAAGGACGGAACGCCTGTGCTGGTGGTGGCCAACTTCACCCCGGTGCCGCGCCAGTCGTATCGGGTGGGCGTACCGTTTGCCGGGCGCTGGAAGGAGTTGCTCAACAGTGACGCCGACACGTATGCCGGTTCCAATTACGGCAACGGTGGCGGGGCGTTCACCGAAGAGGTGGCCAGCCATGGTCAGGCGTTGTCGCTGGAGCTGAATCTGCCGCCGTTGGCGGTGTTGATCCTTAAACCTGAAGCCTGA
- a CDS encoding autotransporter domain-containing protein gives MKTSLTPQEIKITFCTVSSSILLCSSMEAQAGPVADEATPWYRQDIPVMTLPATVVTPGPQRLSPQPDLRGTNLITEDLAPSAWEQLYGPTSRQAQTDVLSPGFATPGTGDFKGPAVLTLKSSSGHTQQVGLIGGVNQIKGNGNGLITSRALADPTTDTLNLQGQSLGAYYSLIGPQGWHVDLSASGGRVSGFSRNEQGARLATEGRAMTLSVEGGFPIGLGENWVVEPQAQLINQRITLDTPYAGSGNASSSDISSWSGRVGARLKGSYDLNGLPVEPYVRTNLWHTVYTGNTVTLDQVDKISSSRKSSTVEVGLGLVARMTPTVSLYVSADYSSDVDDNDLNGLIGSLGVRMRW, from the coding sequence ATGAAAACTTCACTCACCCCACAAGAGATCAAAATCACCTTCTGCACTGTTTCAAGTTCGATCCTGCTGTGCTCGTCCATGGAGGCGCAGGCGGGTCCTGTGGCGGACGAGGCGACGCCCTGGTATCGCCAGGACATTCCCGTCATGACCCTCCCCGCCACGGTCGTGACTCCGGGTCCGCAACGGCTGAGCCCGCAACCGGATCTGCGCGGTACAAACCTGATCACCGAAGACCTCGCCCCCTCGGCCTGGGAGCAGCTTTACGGGCCGACGTCCCGTCAGGCGCAAACCGACGTCCTCAGCCCAGGCTTCGCCACGCCCGGTACCGGCGACTTCAAGGGCCCCGCCGTGCTGACCCTGAAAAGCAGCAGCGGCCACACCCAGCAGGTCGGCCTGATCGGCGGGGTCAATCAGATCAAGGGCAATGGCAACGGCCTGATCACCAGCCGCGCCCTCGCCGACCCGACCACCGACACCCTCAACCTGCAAGGCCAGAGCCTGGGCGCTTACTACAGTTTGATCGGCCCGCAGGGCTGGCATGTCGATCTGTCGGCCAGTGGCGGCCGGGTCAGCGGTTTCAGCCGTAACGAGCAAGGCGCACGCCTGGCCACCGAAGGCCGCGCGATGACGCTGTCGGTGGAAGGCGGATTCCCGATCGGTCTGGGGGAAAACTGGGTGGTTGAACCGCAGGCGCAATTGATCAACCAGCGCATCACCCTGGACACGCCCTATGCGGGCTCCGGCAATGCTTCTTCCAGTGACATTTCATCGTGGAGCGGCCGGGTCGGTGCACGCTTGAAAGGGAGCTACGATCTGAACGGTCTGCCGGTCGAGCCCTACGTGCGTACGAACTTGTGGCACACGGTGTACACCGGCAACACGGTGACGCTGGACCAGGTGGACAAGATCAGCAGCAGCCGCAAGTCCTCGACGGTGGAAGTCGGCCTGGGGCTGGTGGCCAGAATGACGCCGACGGTGAGCCTGTACGTCAGCGCCGATTACAGCAGCGACGTGGACGACAATGACCTGAACGGGTTGATTGGCAGCCTGGGGGTCCGGATGCGGTGGTAG
- a CDS encoding endonuclease/exonuclease/phosphatase family protein has translation MSSDPKRHAVDAQTSIPSAIHRLRVLTVNTHKGFTALNRRFILPELREAVRSTSADLVFLQEVVGEHERHSSRYNEWPQTSQYEFLADSMWSDFAYGRNAVYPDGHHGNALLSKYPIREYRNLDVSITGPERRGLLHCVLDVPGHAEVHAICVHLSLLESHRQLQLQLLCQLLESLPDDAPVIIAGDFNDWQLQGNVALARRDYLHEAFERHHGRPARTYPARFPLLRLDRVYLRNASSHDPQILGNKPWTHLSDHLPLAVEVRI, from the coding sequence GTGTCCAGCGATCCCAAGCGTCATGCCGTCGACGCGCAGACCTCGATCCCGTCCGCCATCCATCGCCTGCGGGTGCTGACGGTCAATACACACAAGGGTTTCACCGCGCTCAATCGACGTTTCATCCTTCCGGAACTGCGTGAAGCGGTGCGCAGCACTTCGGCCGATCTGGTGTTTCTGCAGGAAGTGGTGGGCGAACACGAGCGGCATTCCAGCCGCTACAACGAATGGCCGCAGACCTCGCAGTACGAATTCCTCGCCGACAGCATGTGGAGCGATTTTGCCTACGGCCGCAATGCCGTGTATCCCGATGGCCATCACGGCAACGCCCTGTTGTCGAAATACCCGATCCGCGAATACCGCAACCTCGACGTCTCGATCACAGGCCCCGAACGGCGCGGGCTGTTGCATTGCGTACTGGATGTACCGGGGCATGCCGAAGTGCATGCCATCTGCGTGCACCTGAGCCTGCTCGAAAGCCATCGGCAATTGCAGTTGCAACTGCTCTGCCAATTGCTCGAATCCCTGCCCGACGATGCCCCGGTAATCATCGCCGGCGACTTCAACGACTGGCAGTTGCAGGGCAACGTCGCCCTCGCCCGCCGCGACTACCTGCACGAAGCCTTCGAGCGCCATCACGGTCGTCCGGCCAGAACCTACCCTGCCCGCTTCCCGTTGCTGCGTCTGGACCGCGTCTACCTGCGCAATGCCAGCAGCCATGACCCGCAGATCCTCGGCAACAAACCGTGGACGCATCTCTCGGATCATTTGCCGCTGGCAGTCGAAGTACGGATTTAG
- a CDS encoding autotransporter family protein — protein sequence MNVSNAFPTRHHLSAFTIWLLLSSPESALALCAFNPTPGDDQYTCDSPGSAPLTDLSGDNSLSFPAGGTGNIPGNVTLGTGADRVLMQSGTITGNLDMGNGANVLQIDSGVITGEVHQHNGVDTFIMHAGTIGSLAQGDGFDRFQMTGGTITLAFEDGDFAQMSGGTIGRVDMKLDENVFEMSGGRIITNLVTGFDDDTIRIFGGFIGGNLSISGGNDTVTIKGGEIVGEIRASTGDDRLLWDGGGIVRSAILMGGGNDNATLRNLDDSVLALTPNVDGGAGNDVLTFDNTRTALPARFSNWETLNLNNASQLDLGSGALLLGDTVSGTGALNVDASSSVFSTQGAVSPAVAGQSVTFNNAGIIDLTRNNSRTDDTLTINGNYAGNGGQLLLQSVLDGDGAPSDKLVVNNGSLSGATVITVSNLGGLGQLTLENGVQLVQAQGAALSNNSAFVLNGPVSAGAFDYYLFKGGVTAGTENSWYLRSAVVAPQVASVPNPDPTLPPLLVPVVPVPVAAAIIPLTPGQPISSNPDLSLAVQPTLPVAVAGAPPISLYRPEVPTWSVLPPAAAQLTLSALGTFHDRQGEQRLLRETGTFGAGWGRVYGKNLDQTWAGTVTPRLDGSLKGFQVGNDLYSSETSGGQTRRLGLLVGHSRIRGDVDGFNQGFEHNSAGRIKLEGDSYGLYWTLTDPHGGYIDTVVMGTRFDGDSRSDRGLKLDNRGHALTLSAETGYPFALNDTWVIEPQAQVIHQKISLDSQDDGISRVSFDSDSAWTGRLGARLNGRYQLNGLPLEPYLRANLWRTFSGTDSVTFDGTTTIDSEQKSSTADIGLGVVLTLDRAVSIYASTDYSSNIDSNDLRGLAANLGIRISW from the coding sequence ATGAACGTTTCCAATGCCTTCCCCACCCGCCATCACCTGTCGGCCTTTACGATCTGGCTATTACTGAGCTCACCGGAATCGGCGCTTGCCCTGTGCGCCTTCAACCCGACACCGGGTGACGATCAATACACCTGCGACAGCCCTGGCAGCGCTCCCCTGACCGATCTGTCGGGCGACAACAGCTTGAGTTTTCCCGCCGGTGGCACCGGCAATATTCCCGGCAATGTCACGCTCGGCACCGGAGCTGATCGCGTGCTCATGCAGTCCGGGACAATCACCGGCAATCTCGATATGGGCAACGGTGCCAATGTGTTGCAGATCGACAGCGGCGTCATCACTGGTGAGGTCCATCAGCACAACGGCGTCGACACTTTCATCATGCACGCAGGCACTATTGGCTCACTGGCACAGGGCGATGGATTCGACCGTTTCCAGATGACCGGTGGCACCATCACCTTGGCCTTTGAAGATGGCGATTTTGCGCAAATGAGCGGGGGCACGATCGGACGTGTCGACATGAAGCTCGATGAAAACGTCTTCGAGATGTCCGGGGGAAGGATCATCACTAACCTGGTGACAGGTTTCGACGATGACACGATTCGAATCTTTGGCGGGTTCATCGGCGGCAACCTGAGTATCAGTGGAGGCAACGACACGGTCACGATCAAGGGCGGTGAAATTGTCGGAGAAATTCGCGCCAGTACCGGCGACGACCGATTGCTGTGGGATGGCGGCGGCATTGTCCGTTCGGCGATCCTGATGGGTGGCGGCAATGACAACGCCACACTGCGCAACCTTGATGACAGCGTGCTGGCACTGACGCCGAATGTTGATGGCGGTGCAGGCAACGATGTGCTGACGTTCGACAATACTCGCACTGCGTTGCCGGCGCGTTTCAGCAATTGGGAAACGCTGAATCTGAACAATGCCTCGCAACTGGACCTGGGCTCGGGCGCCTTGCTGCTCGGCGACACCGTCAGCGGCACCGGCGCGCTGAACGTGGACGCCAGCAGTAGCGTGTTTTCCACCCAGGGCGCGGTGTCGCCAGCCGTGGCCGGGCAATCGGTGACATTCAACAACGCCGGCATCATCGACCTGACCCGCAACAACAGCCGCACCGACGACACACTGACGATCAACGGCAACTACGCCGGCAACGGCGGACAGTTGTTGCTGCAAAGCGTACTGGATGGCGACGGCGCACCCAGTGACAAACTGGTGGTCAACAACGGCAGCTTGAGCGGCGCGACCGTCATCACGGTAAGTAACCTCGGTGGACTGGGTCAGTTGACGCTGGAAAACGGCGTTCAACTGGTGCAAGCCCAAGGCGCTGCCTTGAGCAACAATTCGGCCTTCGTCCTCAACGGTCCTGTCTCGGCCGGTGCCTTTGATTACTACCTGTTCAAGGGCGGTGTCACTGCCGGCACCGAAAACAGCTGGTACTTGCGCTCGGCAGTCGTCGCACCTCAAGTGGCAAGCGTGCCCAATCCCGATCCGACGCTGCCTCCGCTTCTGGTGCCGGTAGTACCTGTGCCGGTGGCAGCCGCCATCATTCCCTTGACACCCGGACAACCGATCTCCTCCAATCCTGATCTGTCACTGGCCGTGCAGCCGACACTTCCCGTCGCAGTGGCCGGTGCGCCGCCGATCTCACTCTATCGCCCGGAGGTGCCCACCTGGTCGGTCCTGCCACCGGCAGCGGCCCAATTGACTCTCAGTGCTCTCGGTACTTTCCACGACCGTCAGGGCGAACAACGTCTGCTCAGGGAAACCGGAACGTTCGGCGCCGGTTGGGGCCGGGTCTACGGCAAGAACCTCGACCAGACCTGGGCCGGCACGGTCACGCCACGGCTGGACGGTTCACTCAAAGGGTTTCAGGTCGGCAACGATCTTTACAGCTCAGAGACCTCGGGTGGTCAAACCCGACGCCTCGGCCTGCTCGTCGGCCATAGCCGGATTCGCGGCGATGTGGACGGTTTCAACCAAGGCTTCGAACACAACAGCGCGGGCAGGATCAAACTGGAAGGCGACAGTTATGGCCTGTACTGGACGCTGACCGATCCCCACGGCGGTTACATCGACACCGTGGTGATGGGCACACGTTTCGACGGCGACAGCCGTTCCGACCGTGGGCTGAAACTGGACAACCGTGGCCATGCCCTGACGCTTTCCGCAGAAACCGGTTACCCGTTCGCCCTGAACGATACCTGGGTGATCGAGCCGCAAGCGCAGGTGATCCACCAGAAAATCTCGCTCGACAGCCAGGATGACGGCATCTCCCGGGTATCGTTCGATTCCGACAGTGCCTGGACCGGTCGCCTCGGTGCGCGGCTTAATGGGCGTTATCAGCTCAACGGACTACCGTTGGAGCCGTACCTTCGGGCCAATCTGTGGCGCACGTTTTCCGGCACCGATTCGGTGACGTTCGACGGCACCACGACCATCGACAGCGAACAGAAATCGTCGACGGCGGATATCGGTCTCGGTGTCGTACTGACCCTCGACCGCGCCGTGAGTATCTACGCCAGCACCGACTACAGCAGCAATATTGACAGTAACGACCTGCGTGGCCTGGCCGCAAATCTGGGTATCCGCATCAGTTGGTAA
- a CDS encoding SAM-dependent methyltransferase: MSVEDRYFEGLFAGNNDPWGFRQRWYEQRKRLVTLAALPRPHYRAIFEPGCANGELSAALAERCDRLLCCDTSAGAANLARTRLSLFDHAEVRHGRLPSDWPEEKFDLIVFSEIGYYLDRQDLTEVIRRISDSLTADGQLLACHWRPPIEGCPLNARQVHDLIHEQLHLPRLALHQEADFLLEVWSLEPRSVAALEGLR; the protein is encoded by the coding sequence ACGACCCGTGGGGATTTCGCCAGCGCTGGTACGAACAACGCAAACGCCTCGTGACCCTGGCGGCCCTGCCCCGTCCGCACTACCGGGCCATCTTCGAACCGGGGTGCGCCAACGGTGAACTGAGTGCGGCGCTGGCCGAGCGCTGCGATCGGCTGTTGTGCTGCGACACCAGCGCCGGCGCTGCCAATCTGGCGCGTACCCGACTGAGCCTGTTCGACCATGCCGAGGTGCGGCACGGGCGCTTGCCGAGCGACTGGCCTGAGGAAAAATTCGACCTGATTGTATTTAGCGAAATCGGCTACTACCTCGACCGGCAGGATCTGACAGAAGTCATCCGGCGCATCAGCGATTCATTGACGGCGGACGGACAATTGCTGGCCTGTCACTGGCGCCCGCCCATCGAAGGTTGCCCGCTCAATGCGCGACAGGTTCACGACCTGATTCACGAGCAGTTGCACTTGCCGCGACTGGCCCTGCATCAGGAGGCGGACTTCCTGCTGGAAGTCTGGAGCCTTGAACCCCGCTCGGTGGCCGCGCTGGAGGGGTTGCGATGA
- a CDS encoding glycosyltransferase has protein sequence MIGILIPAHNEEEWLDDCLRAALRAAGNSLLAGEPVEILVVLDSCTDRSAHIVSQYPVQALSIEARNVGQARAIGAQTLLERGARWISCSDADSRVAEDWLVAQLGLGTDAVCGTVTVDRWQDGFDEAAQIRYHRDYRACDGHRHIHGANLGVSAQAYVRAGGFQPLSCDEDVQLVRQLERSGASIAWSHRPQVITSARLDNRARGGFGDYLRQLAQTE, from the coding sequence ATGATTGGCATCCTGATCCCCGCGCACAACGAAGAAGAATGGCTCGATGACTGCTTGCGCGCCGCGCTAAGGGCCGCCGGAAACTCCCTGCTGGCCGGTGAACCGGTGGAAATTCTCGTTGTGCTCGACAGTTGCACCGATCGTTCGGCACACATCGTCAGCCAATACCCGGTGCAAGCTTTGAGCATCGAAGCGCGCAATGTCGGCCAGGCGCGGGCCATCGGTGCGCAAACACTGCTTGAACGCGGTGCGCGCTGGATTTCCTGCTCGGACGCCGACAGCCGCGTCGCCGAAGACTGGCTGGTGGCGCAACTGGGGCTGGGCACCGATGCCGTGTGCGGCACGGTCACCGTTGACCGCTGGCAGGACGGATTCGATGAAGCGGCGCAGATTCGCTATCACCGTGATTACCGGGCCTGCGATGGTCACCGGCACATCCATGGCGCCAATCTGGGGGTCAGCGCGCAAGCCTATGTCCGCGCCGGCGGCTTCCAGCCGCTGTCCTGCGATGAGGACGTGCAGCTGGTGCGTCAACTGGAGCGTTCCGGGGCCAGCATTGCCTGGAGCCATCGTCCGCAAGTCATTACCAGCGCCCGTCTGGACAATCGCGCACGCGGCGGTTTTGGCGACTATCTGCGACAGTTGGCACAGACTGAATAA